One Clupea harengus chromosome 12, Ch_v2.0.2, whole genome shotgun sequence DNA segment encodes these proteins:
- the plppr1 gene encoding phospholipid phosphatase-related protein type 1 produces the protein MASDNMQRSYSVIPCFIFVELVIMAGTVLLAYYFECTDTFGLHIQGFFCNDADLLKPYPGGEESSFIPPLILYCVVAAVPTGVIFVGEMSMFIMKSTREALLVQEKTLITGECCYLNPLIRRIIRFIGVFAFGLFATDIFVNAGQVVTGNLAPYFLSVCKPNYTGTECRFNHQFITNGNICTGHQGAVERARRSFPSKEASLSVYSAVYVTMYITSTIKTKSSRLAKPVLCLGTLCAAFLTGLNRVSEYRNHCSDVIAGFILGSSVALFLGICVVNNFKGVHTTPSKQKMEDYRGIPLMTFPRVESPLETLSAQNHSASMTEVT, from the exons ATGGCATCAGATAACATGCAGCGCAGCTATTCCGTCATCCCCTGCTTCATCTTCGTCGAG CTGGTCATCATGGCGGGGACGGTCCTGCTGGCCTACTACTTCGAGTGCACGGACACGTTCGGCCTCCACATCCAGGGCTTCTTCTGCAACGACGCTGACCTGCTGAAGCCCTACCCCGGCGGGGAGGAGAGCAGCTTCATCCCCCCCCTCATCCTCTACTGCGTGGTGGCCGCCGTCCCCACTGGTGTG ATCTTCGTCGGGGAGATGTCCATGTTCATCATGAAGTCCACCCGCGAGGCGCTACTGGTCCAGGAGAAGACCCTGATCACGGGGGAGTGCTGCTACCTCAACCCCCTCATACGCAGAATCATCAGGTTCATCG GTGTCTTCGCCTTCGGCCTGTTCGCCACAGACATCTTCGTCAACGCCGGCCAGGTGGTCACAGGCAACCTGGCGCCCTACTTCCTCAGCGTGTGCAAGCCCAACTACACGGGCACAGAGTGCCGCTTCAACCACCAGTTCATCACCAACGGCAACATCTGCACCGGCCACCAGGGGGCGGTGGAGCGCGCCAGGAGGTCCTTCCCGTCCAAAGAGGCGTCACTCAGCGTTTACTCCGCCGTCTACGTCAcc ATGTACATCACGAGTACCATAAAGACCAAGAGCAGCCGTCTGGCCAAGCCGGTCCTGTGTCTGGGGACGCTCTGCGCCGCCTTCCTCACCGGCCTCAACCGCGTGTCCGAGTACCGCAACCACTGCTCCGACGTCATCGCCGGCTTCATCCTCGGCAGCTCTGTGGCTCTCTTCCTG gggATCTGTGTGGTGAATAACTTCAAAGGGGTGCACACGACCCCTTCGAAACAGAAGATGGAGGATTACCGCGGCATTCCTCTCATGACCTTCCCACGCGTCGAGAGCCCTCTGGAGACACTCAGCGCACAG